The Girardinichthys multiradiatus isolate DD_20200921_A chromosome 9, DD_fGirMul_XY1, whole genome shotgun sequence genome segment CTGGGTTGTTTAGAAGCTACAGACGGGGATGCATTATACCAAAATCACTGAGTCAATACAATGACTTcaacaaacaagcaaacaacACAGTTTTGGTAGAtgttcaaaatattaaataaaacccCTATGATAGACAACATAATGATGAAGATTTATGACCCAAATCTCAGGGATGTGGCTTCTTACCTGTATGACTCCTCATGTGCACATTCAAGTTAGACTGCCTTGAGAAATCTTTTCCACAGGTCAGACATGAGAAATGCTTCTCACCTGTATGGGTTCTTATGTGAATAGTCAAATGGCGACCATACCTAAAAGTATTACCACAAATTTGACAAGAataaggcttctcacctgtgtgagttctcatgtgcTCAATTAACGTGCTTTGTCTGGTGAAATCTTTTCCACATCTTAAACAcgagaaaggcttctcacctgtatGAGTTCTAAGGTGCACAGTTAGGTTAGATTGCTGGGTGAAATCTTTCCCACAGGTCAGACATGaaaaaggcttctcacctgtatGAGTTCTTAAGTGATGAGCCAACTGGTTAGACTGTCTAAAGGACTTACCACACATTTCACAAGGATATGGTTTttcacctgtgtgagttctcatgtgtCTCGCTCTTGTACTGTGGTTGGTAAATGATTTACCACACAATTTACAAAGATAtggcttctctcctgtgtgagttctcatgtggACATTTAAGTACTTACGCTTATTGAAACATTTGCCACATACTTCACATGGGAGCAAATTTGTTCCACACACTGTTTCTGAGTTATTCATATTGTCGCTGTGATTTCTGGTGTCCTGATGTCTCTTCTCTAGCTTCAGCTCTATATCTCTAACTGATCCCAAATCTTCAAAATTGCTCCCTTGTTGATGTTGCTGCTCAGCCATAGATGAGTTTGCAGAGAGGAGTTGGTTTTCATGTGTCTCTAGTTCACTGCATGTTTGTTCATGACTAAGAGTCATAACCAAGGTGTCAGCCTCCTGCTTCATTTCAAGCTCCTCTTCATCTTCTGGTTCCTCTTTAACCTGTACAAGTTCTGGTTCCTCCTGCTCCTCTTTAATTTTGACACAATCTGGTTTCTTCTTTGTCTCACTCATATGTTGCAGTTCTGGTACATGGTAGAGTATTTCTGCATTAACATGAGTCACCATTAAAGTATTAATCTTCTCCTTCACTAAAGGCTGCCCCTCTTCCTGAAAGATGCACACTTcagctttttctctttttattggtCGAGGTTCTGCttcctctgttgtctcagtcaTCAGCTGTGGTTCTGATTTCTCTTGTAGTTCCATAGTATTTGGTATCTTATGATCAAGACTGGAGTTCCTATCTTTAGTTATAAGAACATGATCAGCGAGAACCTCCCAAGAAGTAACAGACATGATGCTGTGGAACGCCTGAAGGAATAAAGAACAGTGGAAAAGAAATAATAGTTTTCTGTAAAATGCATGTAAATAGATCTGTAAAAACACTAAAGATAGATAAAGGtatgttaattacattttaatcattttaattaatgtttctttaaaaaaagtaaatccATTACTTTTTATTAACCATGTTAGGTATCAGAAACATGGAGCAAAGTTGCTTCCGTTCATTTTCCATTCGGTGCAGAGGGCACTTGATACGGTGTATATGACATAATGTGCAGAATCTGACAAGTCTGCATGTTGAAACATTAAATAATAGATGTTACCCATCACTGCTAGCTGATGCCAACATAGCGGATATGTGTTGTAGAGGAGGCTTGGAGTTTTACATGAACCTCAACCTTATCAAGATGTGGatatgtttttaatacagaCCAGGGACCTCTGTGAATGATTTGAGAAGTGAATGAGTGATGAAAAAGTCTTATCTTGGGGGTATACTGATCTAGGTATTATGTAGCAGTTTGTAAAATCGTATGTAAAAAATTCTAATTTGAATTTTAACCTTGAGAAACAGGTTGGTTTTGTAGTGAAACAGAGAAATTTATCTAAAGTGAAAGCACTTTTATCCTTTAAGGATTTTAAACGGGTGCTTCTTGCCTTCATTAGCTACCAACTGGATTACTGTAACACTCTGTATATCGGTGTTAGCCAGGCCAGTCTCTCACCACTGCAGTTAGTTCAGAACGCTGCAGCTCGTCTCTAAACACGAACAAAAAGCATGAACATATCTTCCCAGTGCTCACTTCCTTTCACCAGCTGCCTGTTGGtttttgaattaatttgaaaGTTTTATTAATTGGCCCTGAATGGACAGGCTCCTGTATACCTGTCTGACCTCCTGCAGCTTCATGTGCCCTTCAGATCTCTTAGATCTAATGCTTCTAGTTGTTCAGGCTGATCCACAGAGGTGATCCGGCCTTCCCAGCTACATTTCTTTCtcggttatcctgagctatctatGTAGGAATGCTAcaataggtttaggctgctgaaggacataCTGACCAGtgggaaaattcaactgcagtaaccaCCATTCAACCGAAAGAGGGCAGCATTAAGAAATATCACTGAATTAAACAAGTtcacatgaaaatgtaaaatattgcacagtaacataaagatcATACCCTTAAGGCCCAATTGAtgcagtttatctgcaaaaaatgtatttggagttcagttccactttaaagatttaaaaccagCTAGATGTCAGATTTTTCACAGGTTAGCAACACTGCCATATTGGGAGAGTAGACCTGTCAGAAACAAGTTATCACATGTTGTTGCAGCTGAGACGGTCAACGCAGGAGCTAACTACTATTTACTGTCAAAGTTCATCAAAGATGGCTCTCTTACTTTCAAAACTTGCTTTTCTTCGTCAGGGAAAAGAGCTGGAAGCAGTGCAGTGTCCAATAAATGTCCAGTTTCCTCTGTGTAAAGtcctttttgtcattttctcaaGCAGGAAACTGGTAGCTTGTTGTCCTCGGAAAGTTATCAGAGCTGAGAAAGAGACATGATGGAATAAAGCCCATAAAAActtaaatacttttaaattcTATTGCAATACATGTGTTGTGAAGGATTTATTAATTAAGATATTTAAAGTCTGTAAGGATTTACATTACTTAAAATGAAGTGAACTTTTCCTCTCCTGtattctgagttttttttttttgcttccatATTGTATTTGTTACAGTccattaaaacatgttaaattgtTTGTTTGAAACATAACCATAACTCAGTTGGATGTTTCCTGTTAAAATCGGTTTGTTCAGTCCTGTGTGTCATATTCATATCGGTTAGCTTCTTCTCTCTGATTCCTGCTCAAACTGACATTTTATCATCAGCATACATACATAATAGTTTCCTGGAGAGCCTTAGTTTGACTTATTCTGCAGACTTGTGTTCTCCGTCGTGATCTCTTCTATTTTCTCTCACTAAAATGCgctataaataaatgtaaaaacacgGAGCAAATAATCAAGTTGGACATGTCCTGCTTCTTCCGCTGTATCAACTAGTTCCCTCATCACAGATGACGAGCCGAAGATATTCTTACTGCAGACGCTGACTTATTCAGCCAACACAGCGAAAACCGATAAATATTGGGAAACCTAAAAGCTAATGCTGCTAGCGCTTTGGATGTTTTTACTTTCGCCGGATGTCGCACACGGAGATTTGCACCAGAAACGGTTACAACCACTTAGTTTCCGCCTGATTTAAGTTCCGCCTCCAGctacaaacatttgtatttgGCTCTAGTTccacaaaataaatatgttttcgcCAAGTTTTGTTGTGCTTCTTTAAAATCGATCTTTGTgtctaaataaattgaatttacTTCAGATTTTATTACCATTTAGATTTAATAATTGACTACTTATCTCCATTACAGCTACTTCAAGACTCAGCTGCAAGAATCGTGAGAACCAGAAATCGAGCTCAAATCACCTATTTTAAACTCTCTTCATTGGGTGCCTGTCCGTTTCAGAACTGATTCCGAAGAGGTCTAACTGGTGGTTAAATCTCTTAATATTTTAGCCCAACCTATTTATGAGATTTCCTCCTGTCCTACAGACTATCGAGACCCCTCAAGTCTTCAGAAAAGGGTCCAGTGTTGGTAGCTAGAACCTAAAGTGTGAACTTGAACATATGGATCTCAGATGTGGAAAGGACTTTCTGAGGACAGCGGAGAGTTTGGATGTTTTTAAGCTATTCAGCCTGGCTTTTAGTTGAAGGTTagagttttttacttttttagtttatttcaatGTATTGCTCTTTAGGTTATAAatgatgaaattaaaaaaagtacaGTTGCGTGTTTTGAGAACTTTGTAACTATCCtagattttattgtttgttatttatgtttttgtatgtttggTCTTTACTTTAGTTTTTTGTAGATGTTTATCATCTCAGAGTATAAATGAATACAAGCCTGTTATAgcaataaatacattatttgagaaaataatattcaattgATAACAAATACTACTAGTGCTCAAAATAAGACTAATAATAATATCATGAGGTTTAGTGGCTAATCTAAAGCTGTCCTcaggtctgagtgtgtgtggattgtttgtcctgtgaatCTCTGTTGCCTTGTGATAAACTGTCAATCTgtgcagggtgtaccccacccctcacccaatgactgctggaccTAGGCACCCGCCTCAGTGACCCTGCATAGAAAAGCAtttatagacaatggatggaaaCTGATCTGATACAGCATTGAAAACCAAGCATAAACTGCTTGTTCCATTCTGCTGGCCCTTGTTTTCCTTCATAGCGTCCTACAACATTCTCTGAAGAGAAACTGGATAGTTAGCAGTTCAGTCCTGGTAATGTGTTGGGACCTACTCCACCCTCTGTGGAGCTGTGGGGCTCAGAGCTTTTTAGCTGGAGTTCCAGGTTGTAATGAGCCTCCCACAATAATCCCAGCGGTGAAGTGAAAGCTTCATCTGTAAGATGAAATCTTTCCGTTTATACTGAACGAACAGATTCGCAGATTCCAAGAATCAAGGAGAACAAATATTTCTCAGATTGACATTTATTTATCAGCCATAAATGACCTTTAATTAAGGTTATAAGGAAACAAAAGTCTagggaacaaataataaatgtgATCAAGAATTATCTTTATTATTGATCCtatttaggtttttttattattttatttttacattttcaaaataatatttaactagAACCCAAAGGACCAAAACGTAATAAAAGAAAGTGGGGCATGTTGGGACATTGAGTCATTGGATACATCTTTTCCCAATGGCtaagatataaataaaatgagctaaaaaagacaaagacatGACTAATGTAATCAGAAGAACAATAAACAAGTAAAtcaaaataagagaaataaataatcAGAAACACGTTCAATTCTGGGTGGATGAGTTCCTCCGTAACTTGCAATATCAGAACCACCAAGAAGACTTCCTATATTTCAGTGTGCGGCGAAACTCTGGAACTGTCTGAATGTGGAGCGACAGCAAGGTCCAAATATTAGGCAGCTCAAAGAAGGTACAAGAGGATGGTTATAGATGAATATGCaatgtaaattattattattgcattaCCTATTGTAAATATGAACAGTACTATATCATTTAACATGTATGAATAATGGATATATATGCATAACAAAAAATGGAACTATGAGGTGTAAAATTGTTAGTATTCTTATGAAAGCAGAAGCCAGTTGAGataatatacagtactgtgcaaaagttttaggcaggtgtgaaaaaatgctgtaaacaaagaatgcttgcaaaaatgaaagtattaatcatttatttatcaatcaacaaaatacagtgaatgaacagcagagaaatctaaatcaaatcaatatttggtgtgaccaccctttgccttcagaacACCATCCATTCTTCTAGGTTCACTTGCCTGGAGTTCTGGGCCTCGTGTACAAAGCGTACTTGTGCACAAAAACCATGCAGCGCAATGTTTTACACACAACTCTGCATGTACAAAAATTAATGTTGCATGAAAGTGTGCATGTATATATCCACACAAACGTTTGACCTGCcatgaaaatgtgtggcagccacacaaaccttttaaatcaacaataataaactagagAGAACTAAACCTTACCTAAacacactgaaatatgactccgTTCGtttgttcgtcgtcttccgcttatccaggaccgggtcgcgggggcagcagactcagcagagatgcccagacgtccctctctccagacacctcctccagctcctccagggggagcccaaggcgttcccaggccagccgagagacatagtccctccagcgtgtcctgggccgtcccttgggcctcctcccggtgggacgtgcctggaacacctcccgaggaaggcgtccaggaggcatccggtatagatgcccgagccacctcaactggctcctctcggtgtggaggagcaacggctctactccgagctcctcccagatggccgagctcctcaccctatctctaagggagtgcccggccacactgcggaggaagctcatttcagccgcttgtatccaggatctcattctttcggtcatgacccaaagttcatggccataggtgagggtaggaacgtagaccgaccggtaaattgagagctttgcttttcggctcaactctctcttcaccacaatggaccggcacagcgcccccattactgtggcagccgcaccgatccgtctgtcgatctcccgctccattcttccctcactcgcgaacaagaccctgagatacttaaactcctccacttgaggcaggaactcccctccaacctgaagaggacaagccacccttttccggtcgagtaccatggcctcggacttggaggagctgatcctcatcccagccgcttcacactcggctgcgaaccgccccagtgcatgctgtaggtcttggctagagggggccagcaggaccacgtcatccgcaaaaagaagagacgaaatccactggtccccaaaccagaccccctccggcccttggctgcgtctagaaatcctgtccataaaagttatgaacaggaccggcgacaaagggcagccctgctggagtccaacatgcactgggaacaggtccgacttagtgctggcaatgcggaccaaactcctgctccgctcgtacagggaccggatggcccctaataaagggcccccgattccatactcctggagcaccccccacagggcatcacgaaggacacagttgaatgctttctccaggtccacaaaacacatgtgaaccggttgggcaaactcccatgaaccctcgagcaccctgtagagggtatagagctggtccagtgttccacggctgggacgaaaaccacactgttcctcctgaagccgaggttcgactatcggtcggactctcctctccaataccctggcgtaggccttaccagggaggctgaggagtgtgatccccctgtagttggaacacaccctccggccccccttcttataaagggggaccaccaccccagtctgccagtccagaggcactgtccctgaccgccacgcaatgttgaagaggcgtgtcaaccatgacagccctacaacatccagacacttgaggtactcagggcggatctcatccacccccgaagccttgccaccgcggagctttttaaccacctcggtgacttcagcctgggtgatgaaagagtccaaccccgagtccccagcctctgtttccaccacggaatgcgtgatggcaggattgaggagatcctcgaagtactccttccaccgcccgataatgtcctcagtcgaggtcagcagtctcccacccccaccataaacagtgttggcaaagcactgcttccccctcctgaggcgccggacggtttgccagaatcgcttcgaggccaaccggtagtccttctccatggcctcaccgaactcttcccaggcccgagtttttgcctctgccaccacctgggccgcggcacgcttggcctcacggtacccgtcagccacctcaggagtcccacaagccaaccacagccgataggactccttcttcagcttgacagcatcccttactgccggtgtccaccaccgggttctgggattgccgccacgacaggcaccgcagaccttacggccgcagctatgggcagcagcatcgacaatagatgcagagaacatggtccactcggactctatgtctccaacatcccccgggatctggtcgaagctctcccggaggtgggagttgaatacatccctggccgagggctccgccaggcgttcccagcagaccctcactatgcgcttgggcctgccaagtctgtctggctttctcctcctccagcagatccaactcaccaccaggtgatgatcagtggacagctcagcccctctcttcacccgagtgtccaaaacatgcggccgaaggtctgatgatacgacaacaaagtcgatcatcgacctcctgcctagggtgtcctggtgccaaatgcactgatggacacccttatgtttgaacatggtgttcgttatggacaatccgtgactagcacagaagtccaataacaaaacaccacttggattcagatcagggaggccattcctcccgatcacgcctctccaggtgtcactgtcgttccccacgtgggcgttgaagtcccccagcagaataatggagtccccgggaggggcactatccagcacccccgacagggacgccaagaaggccgggtactctgcactaccactcggcccgtaggctgaaatgatagtcagagacctctccccaacccgaaggcgcagggacacaaccctctcatccaccggggcaaaacccaacacgagacggctgagctggggggcaacaagcaaacccacaccagcccgctgcctctccccgtgggccactccagagtagaagagagtccaacccctctcaaggagatgggttccagagcccacgttgtgcgtggaggcgagcccgactatttcacAGTGCTCGCTTCCCTCCACTGACTCTGTGTTTTAGAATTGAAGTTTTACTGACTTATGGTTTTATTTAGTcttgtcatattgtttttaactgtctgtttttaactttgaactccatccagttttatttaattcatggaccatcaaacctgatgttttaccatgagtttgagcttttatggttgAAACCCGAGTGAtcaaactgaatcacatttagccTCATACAATACACACCTCAAACATTATGCAAACAACCTCAGTCGGATGGAAACTGTaaaacttcctgtttttctcccctgtagatggaaatgctcATCGGTCTAAGCactgaggagcataaaatgcatgtgaatcatctaaagagcactttcattctcactgaaaaagaaaacggtGTCAGATCAGCATATTAACtcctaacaagtcaggtttgatgattccCAAGGTGGACATGGTACAGAAAATCACACATAAATCACTGCGTAAAGTTGGGCGTAATTGTGGAATGATGGCACAGCCAATGAAAAAGGCGGAGGGAGCATTTTATTCAGAGATCGTACTGATCTGCTggtacatgatgatgcatggcttatTAACCGCTATAGATTGCCCAGGGCAATTATTTTGGTACTCTGCACAGAGGTTGTCTCAGTGTTACTGAGGGGAACCAGGAGGGACCGTGCGTCACTGGTACCAGCTTTCACTATGCTGTGGTCCTTTCAACTGGAGCTTATCGGAGGGAAATGACTGACAGGTCAGGTATTTAACGGTCATCCCTGAGCCGGGCCATGCCGGCCATATTGGTCGGCCTCATCCGTATTTTGCTCTGATATATAACGTTCCCGtaaactgtggctctcatttgcagcAAGGAGcagatttctgaatgtaatcagtTTGTGACTGCACTCATACCGCTATAAGGGCCCCATCTGGATGCAAATATGCTTTTGTGAATAGAAAGTATGTTCTTTCAATATATGTGGAACCTATTTGTGATGTGCAAATGTGTCTCACTAATGGCACATTGGTCTCCTCAACATATGACTTCTTTATACAATAATACATATTCTAATTATAATAATGGAGTTAGGAACAAATCTCAGGCAGGCTCTGCGTACAAAGGATGGGTTTTgggtatttcttttatttatattatgtgacgtcctgaatggttgtaaagattaaaagtactttacatagtgtgtgtggtgacagtcttcctaatagaaataaaggAGGCATGTTCACATCATTATAATGATCAGCGTGtagtatgaaagctgcacaCTCCTTCATACATGAGCTTTAACACCCGACCTTCAAACAGGAGGAAGAGTtcggaagagaaaaaacaggaagGAAGAATTCAATGTTTCTGGACCACATTTGGTCCTTTAGCTTCGAACTACTGATGGCCAAACGAGGCTTCATAAACTTCAATACCTTTGGACCTTTGTTCTGAAATGGAGTTCTCTCCTCAGGGGTTGagtcattctgcatgtgggtgaCACCAGATACCCCAGTGACACGATGAGTTTTATTGTaatcagaaaaatattaaaataaaactaaaatcatactttattttatacatttatgttgCTTCTTTTACTTCCCATATAAATAAGATTTTGACTACTCCATCATCTATCATATTTTGATATCAAAAGTGAGATGAGCCTTTGAGTTCTTTTAGGTCAGTAATGATTATGGCCTTGGAACATTCACATGGAGGCCATTTTCTCCCATTTAATGTtcaatcatgacctctgaccctaACTGAAGCAGTGTGGCctacagtgctttagatgttgttctgggttcttctgtgacctcctggatgagtcattgatgCCCTCTGAGTAACTTTAGAAGGTCGGCCTCTACCATCTTCAATCAAACTAAAGATATGAGTAACAATCATGCAGGTCAGGTTGTTTCCGAGTGCTGTTTTTATCTATCATTTATTTCTCCATTAGTTGAATTTAACTGTCACTGAAGATATGGGAAGAGCTTTGAATATTTCCCTCAAACATAAACGTGTTGTGATTATCATCTGTCAGTGAATGATTCTGCACAAAATTCCCTTTatcacctgtgtgagttctcatgtgacgaaccaaatcacttctctgtatGAAAGATTTATCACACAAGTCACAAAGATACGACCTCTCCCCCGTGTGAGTTTTCATGTGTCTAGCCATACTACTAAATTCACTAAACGATTTCCCACACACTTTACAGGAAGACCTTTTCCCACGTGTGTGAGTTTTTAGGTGACGGGTCAAATCACTACGTTGTCTGAAAGACTTGTCGCATGATTCACAACTGTatggtttctctcctgtgtgaattttcATGTGCATAGTCAACTTATATTGTTGtttaaaaccttttccacaagtcagGCAGGAGAAAGGCATCTCacctgtgtgagataatatgtggctGGCCAAATCACTACgctttctgaaacatttattaCACATGTGACAACGATGCGGTTTCTCACCTGTATGAGTTTTCATGTGACAAGCCAAATCACTGCTCTGTCTGAAAGATTTATCACACAATTCACAAGGATAAGGTTTTTCACCTGTATGCGTTCTAATGTGATACCTCAAAGTAGTTTTCTGGATAAAACCTTTCCCACAAGCCAGACACTGGAAAGGCCTttcacctgtgtgagttctcatgtggACAGTTAGGTCAGGTTGCCTGGGgaaaccttttccacaagtcagACATAAAAATCGTTTCTCACTTGCGTGAGTCCTCATGTGAGATGTCAGGTACCTGTACACACTAAAACATCTGCCACATACTTCACAAGtagttatatttgttttatgtctttttagtTTTGAATTTTCCACATTGTCCTTGTGATTTCTGTTGTACTCATGTCTCCTCTCTGGCTGCAGATCTTTCTGGTTGCTTCCTCGCTGATGTTGGTTCTCAGCTTCAGAGCAGTTTGGAGAGTGGATCTGGTtcttgtttggttctggttcactgttgtttttttgctcaTAGGTAGGAGTCTCCTGCTTCACTACAAGCTGTTCTTCATCTGGATTACTGCAGAGATCCTCCTGCTCCTCTTTAAACTGTACAAGTTCTGGTTCCCCATGTTGTTTAATCTGTTCAGGTTCTGGTTCCTCTCGCTCCTCTTTTATTTCTACAAGTTCTGGTTCCCCGTGTTCTTCATTAATCTGTTCaggttcctcctgttcctctaaAATGTGTATAGGTTCTGGTTCTTCTTTCATCACCATTgcaggctgcagttctggtacATTGTGAAATATTTCCTGGTAGGAAGGAGCCACCTTATAGCTGTTGGTTTCCTGCTGCACTAAAAGCTGCCGTTCATCCTGTAAGATCCACAGTTCAATCTGTTCTTCTTTAATTGGCTGGGGTTCTGGttcctttttcatttcagttatCTGCCGTGGTT includes the following:
- the LOC124873774 gene encoding zinc finger and SCAN domain-containing protein 2-like, whose amino-acid sequence is MSVTSWEVLADHVLITKDRNSSLDHKIPNTMELQEKSEPQLMTETTEEAEPRPIKREKAEVCIFQEEGQPLVKEKINTLMVTHVNAEILYHVPELQHMSETKKKPDCVKIKEEQEEPELVQVKEEPEDEEELEMKQEADTLVMTLSHEQTCSELETHENQLLSANSSMAEQQHQQGSNFEDLGSVRDIELKLEKRHQDTRNHSDNMNNSETVCGTNLLPCEVCGKCFNKRKYLNVHMRTHTGEKPYLCKLCGKSFTNHSTRARHMRTHTGEKPYPCEMCGKSFRQSNQLAHHLRTHTGEKPFSCLTCGKDFTQQSNLTVHLRTHTGEKPFSCLRCGKDFTRQSTLIEHMRTHTGEKPYSCQICGNTFRYGRHLTIHIRTHTGEKHFSCLTCGKDFSRQSNLNVHMRSHTGKKPHP
- the LOC124873755 gene encoding zinc finger protein OZF-like produces the protein MKVESEPRQITEMKKEPEPQPIKEEQIELWILQDERQLLVQQETNSYKVAPSYQEIFHNVPELQPAMVMKEEPEPIHILEEQEEPEQINEEHGEPELVEIKEEREEPEPEQIKQHGEPELVQFKEEQEDLCSNPDEEQLVVKQETPTYEQKNNSEPEPNKNQIHSPNCSEAENQHQRGSNQKDLQPERRHEYNRNHKDNVENSKLKRHKTNITTCEVCGRCFSVYRYLTSHMRTHASEKRFLCLTCGKGFPRQPDLTVHMRTHTGERPFQCLACGKGFIQKTTLRYHIRTHTGEKPYPCELCDKSFRQSSDLACHMKTHTGEKPHRCHMCNKCFRKRSDLASHILSHTGEMPFSCLTCGKGFKQQYKLTMHMKIHTGEKPYSCESCDKSFRQRSDLTRHLKTHTRGKRSSCKVCGKSFSEFSSMARHMKTHTGERSYLCDLCDKSFIQRSDLVRHMRTHTGDKGNFVQNHSLTDDNHNTFMFEGNIQSSSHIFSDS